A single genomic interval of Lacrimispora sphenoides JCM 1415 harbors:
- a CDS encoding O-antigen polymerase, translated as MSVYLISYGASFLFARAGFYWLSGIILILAALFLYWRDYCRTENIIHLRGLFSLFWVGGEGIACFKLSELSFDWNIITWLCFLVAFLGFWVTFEFFAKLQGESGGQRSSWFSFKGYERPLFLSMVFVTFVSLAGFIVEAAVLGFIPFFVKGVPHAYSAFHITGIHYFTVSCVLVPALSVLYFCIEQGRNGLRLILAILMDVIACLIPILCVSRFQLILSVGLAVLTYIAMEHRLKIAYGVGLAIGMIPIYVILTIARGHDVSYLNGIFQMKNSQMPIFITQPYMYIANNYDNFNCLVEWLPSHTFGLRMLFPLWALTGLKFLVPALVDFPIYVTKEELTTVTLFYDSFYDFGIVGVLLFGCILGGVAFFLVRMVKRIRNPIGYLFYAQFAMYMILSFFTTWFSNPSTWFYFVMTGFLFVFCSWKNNGRHG; from the coding sequence ATGAGTGTTTATCTGATCAGCTATGGAGCGTCTTTTTTATTTGCAAGAGCAGGTTTCTACTGGCTGTCTGGTATTATATTAATACTGGCCGCTCTTTTCCTGTATTGGCGGGATTACTGCCGAACCGAGAATATCATTCATTTGAGGGGATTGTTTTCTCTGTTCTGGGTAGGAGGAGAAGGCATCGCCTGTTTTAAGCTCTCAGAGCTTTCTTTTGACTGGAATATTATTACGTGGCTCTGCTTTCTGGTAGCATTCCTGGGATTTTGGGTCACCTTTGAATTTTTTGCAAAGCTGCAGGGAGAATCAGGAGGGCAGCGTTCCAGCTGGTTCAGTTTTAAAGGCTATGAAAGGCCTCTGTTTCTATCTATGGTTTTTGTCACCTTTGTATCCCTTGCCGGTTTTATCGTTGAGGCGGCGGTGCTGGGATTCATCCCCTTCTTTGTAAAAGGAGTGCCCCATGCTTACTCTGCGTTCCATATAACAGGAATTCATTATTTCACGGTATCCTGTGTGCTGGTGCCTGCGCTGTCGGTCCTTTATTTTTGCATAGAACAAGGGAGAAACGGCTTAAGGCTGATTCTGGCCATACTTATGGACGTTATCGCATGTTTGATTCCGATTTTATGTGTGTCCAGGTTCCAGCTGATCCTTTCTGTGGGATTGGCAGTTCTCACCTATATTGCGATGGAGCACAGGCTGAAGATCGCTTATGGGGTGGGCCTGGCGATCGGTATGATCCCCATTTATGTGATTCTCACCATTGCAAGAGGCCATGATGTCTCCTATTTAAACGGCATATTTCAGATGAAAAACAGCCAGATGCCCATATTTATCACCCAGCCTTATATGTACATTGCGAACAACTACGACAATTTCAACTGTCTGGTGGAGTGGCTTCCGTCCCATACCTTTGGTCTTCGGATGCTCTTTCCTTTATGGGCGCTTACAGGGCTTAAATTCCTTGTCCCGGCTCTTGTGGATTTTCCCATCTATGTGACAAAAGAGGAATTGACTACGGTTACCCTGTTTTATGATTCCTTTTATGATTTTGGAATCGTGGGTGTCCTTCTTTTTGGATGTATTCTTGGCGGAGTTGCGTTTTTCCTGGTGAGGATGGTAAAGCGTATCCGAAATCCCATCGGCTATCTGTTCTATGCCCAATTTGCCATGTATATGATCCTTTCTTTTTTCACGACCTGGTTCAGCAATCCCTCCACCTGGTTTTATTTTGTGATGACAGGGTTTTTATTCGTTTTCTGTTCGTGGAAGAACAATGGAAGACATGGATGA